In one window of Megalopta genalis isolate 19385.01 chromosome 4, iyMegGena1_principal, whole genome shotgun sequence DNA:
- the LOC117223718 gene encoding uncharacterized protein LOC117223718 isoform X1 codes for MLVHPPIEIVVTIVSNPSLIVQRTTITLKDEVFPRISDLFAEVGTICNQQPFRIYCRIAERDYVPIFNFISLVGGLKLTFSHAIYVVMDEAIIVSTRADSMSFRNMQHRRASGEVVIGSISDYGSDVGEEELSSVVLSDIELLQCALLVFKRRSDNLGAAFRYLFVKTPTLHGSELRDVARQTNILRKGESREAICPIDYVHGARRNVIINVEFPAKPKGAVFFP; via the exons ATGCTGGTGCATCCTCCCATCGAAATCGTAGTGACGATCGTGAGCAATCCGAGTTTGATAGTGCAGAGGACGACCATAACCTTGAAGGACGAAGTGTTTCCCAGGATCAGCGATCTCTTCGCCGAG GTCGGCACGATCTGCAACCAGCAACCCTTCCGAATCTACTGTCGCATCGCAGAACGGGACTACGTACCTATCTTCAACTTCATCAGCCTGGTGGGCGGGCTCAAACTGACCTTCAGCCATGC AATCTACGTTGTGATGGACGAAGCGATCATCGTCAGTACGCGGGCGGACAGCATGAGCTTTAGGAACATGCAACACAGAAGAGCGTCCGGCGAGGTTGTGATCGGAAGTATAAGCGACTACGGTTCCGATGTGGGGGAGGAGGAGCTGTCGTCGGTCGTGCTGTCCGACATCGAGCTGCTACAG TGTGCTCTGTTGGTCTTTAAGAGGCGCAGCGACAATCTCGGGGCGGCGTTTCGATACCTGTTCGTGAAAACGCCGACGTTACACGGCTCCGAGCTCAGAGACGTCGCCAGACAGACGAATATTTTGCGAAAGGGTGAGTCTCGCGAGGCAATCTGTCCGATAGATTATGTTCACGGGGCCCGACGGAATGTTATAATCAATGTAGAATTTCCAGCCAAACCAAAGGGCGCAGTATTTTTTCCCTAA
- the LOC117223718 gene encoding uncharacterized protein LOC117223718 isoform X2 translates to MLVHPPIEIVVTIVSNPSLIVQRTTITLKDEVFPRISDLFAEVGTICNQQPFRIYCRIAERDYVPIFNFISLVGGLKLTFSHAIYVVMDEAIIVSTRADSMSFRNMQHRRASGEVVIGSISDYGSDVGEEELSSVVLSDIELLQCALLVFKRRSDNLGAAFRYLFVKTPTLHGSELRDVARQTNILRKGFPQPKSKPTHEPFPEPKAPRSQAASKASRKKGKK, encoded by the exons ATGCTGGTGCATCCTCCCATCGAAATCGTAGTGACGATCGTGAGCAATCCGAGTTTGATAGTGCAGAGGACGACCATAACCTTGAAGGACGAAGTGTTTCCCAGGATCAGCGATCTCTTCGCCGAG GTCGGCACGATCTGCAACCAGCAACCCTTCCGAATCTACTGTCGCATCGCAGAACGGGACTACGTACCTATCTTCAACTTCATCAGCCTGGTGGGCGGGCTCAAACTGACCTTCAGCCATGC AATCTACGTTGTGATGGACGAAGCGATCATCGTCAGTACGCGGGCGGACAGCATGAGCTTTAGGAACATGCAACACAGAAGAGCGTCCGGCGAGGTTGTGATCGGAAGTATAAGCGACTACGGTTCCGATGTGGGGGAGGAGGAGCTGTCGTCGGTCGTGCTGTCCGACATCGAGCTGCTACAG TGTGCTCTGTTGGTCTTTAAGAGGCGCAGCGACAATCTCGGGGCGGCGTTTCGATACCTGTTCGTGAAAACGCCGACGTTACACGGCTCCGAGCTCAGAGACGTCGCCAGACAGACGAATATTTTGCGAAAGG GTTTCCCGCAACCCAAATCGAAACCCACCCACGAACCGTTCCCGGAACCAAAAGCGCCCCGTTCGCAGGCGGCCAGCAAAGCTTCGAGGAAGAAAGGGAAGAAATAA